The nucleotide window ACCAGCCTACCATACCTCCCAATTAAAGCACACACAAGACCTTAAACTGCCAAGCATAAAGATTAACCACAGCCGCAAAAAGACAGAAGACAATATCAGAAGCACTTAATTACCTCTGCTTGCATCCCGGCATGCCGTCTAACTCCAATAGCATCATACATCACAATTAAAGTAAATCCCAAACAAACGGGAAACAATGAATCAGCAACTCCATGACAAATAGCAACTGAGGTAGTCAATGCCGTGCACAAGGCTGAATGGGAAGAAGGCATTCCTCCAGAAGCAAACATAATCCTAAAATCCCACTTTCTCTCCAcacagaaatttaaaaagaccTTCATTGACTGTGCCACAAACCAGGCTATAAACCCTGAAACAAACGTTGGGTTAGCAGCTAATGTAGCTACAATTGGACTTATCTTCACTTTAGCTGTTGCAGTTATACTCAAAAGAGCCATCCCAAAACTTCCATTTTGCAACAAATCCCCTCTAAGCTCCTCAGGAACATTCTCAGTGCCactacaatttttaaaaacagaGCCCCATTTATTCTTTGCTGCAAAGTTTTTAACTTTCTTGAAAATTGGAAGAAGAAGTGAAAAGGGTTTTAAGTATGAGCTCTGATTTTGCCATTCTGAATTGGGGTTTTGGGGATTCAAGTATGAAACAGTAACTGAAGATGTTTTTAATATCTTAGGTCTTTTGAATCtgaaaaaccaaaaagaagaaagattgaAAGAAGTGATGTTAGAGTTAAGAATGTTAGAAGAACCCAGGGCTGTATAGGGGGAGTTTATTAAGAGAGAATCCATGGAAAAACGCCGGATAATGCGAGTTCAGGTTCAGGCAGCATTGATACAGGTTCAGGCAATTTCCAGAGGATTTTGTGGAAAAGGTAGAGTATCGATTGGTTATTTAGATGCTTCACGGCTTCAGTTGTGAGTGCTGGCACGTGAGGTGGTAATTGAAACTTAGCTTACGGCCAAATTTCACAATTTTGGAGATAATATACTTATTTCTAAGAATATGCTTCCTCTTACGACATTGGTGGTATCCCTATTTTACTAAAATACTATATACGATAGATAAGATTGTTTCTCTCTTAATAATAAAATGTCTCAAATTCAAATCCTAAATATTGATAGACTCACTACTCCATCTATTTATaaaattctttctatttttttttgacttatttaatgatttcttagttatatgaaaattcacctatctaaataagagtaaatttgaaagaaaaaaaagagcccatttggattggctaaaaaataataatttttaagtcaaaaataaaaaatcaaactgaaatgacttttaaatcaaaaaataaaaagtagaggGACTTACTTTTGGtttctgacttattttaagtcattttttatcttgtcaaacacttcgtaaattattttaagtcatttttgacttattttaagttattttttatatttgctaaacACTTTCTGAAATAAAAAACtgaattaaaaataagtttgatcaacttttaagccaattcaaATAGGCTCTTAGTCTATTTTGGTTATatgaaacattttttatttggatcaaagtaaaaaggtaaaacaccaaaaaaaaaaattgtcagaTAAAACACCATTTAATAAGAACATGGAAAATGAATTTCTTaaatagagtttcaagtcaacaagaaatatttttttttaaaaggaggggatactataattttatttaataaatagtgacgaataattaaaataaatgataagTAATTTTTAATAACAAATTAAGTTACAATTCTGTTTATATTAATTCTTTGTACGCTATCTGTTCCACATATGCACTAAGGACTCCGATTGAATTGGTCatgtgaatattttttttaaaaaaaaaaaactcactttaactattataattaattaatatatatgcaCACCTTATTAGATAACTTAATTATAATAAGCtgatataaaaatcatataggTAAGCTTTTATAGTAATAACTTTGTATATATATCATTCAATtacattattgttattgttaaaCACTCAAATATGTCACGTAGTAGCCAATGAAAATTGAAATGAGAGGAAAATTACcaaattttaagtttatatactagcataaataaaaaatactgcattttttttaaataaaaaaaacactaaaagcCTAGTGATTTGCGCTCTATTTTGGAGGAGGACTTTATTTAAATCTTTATACTATAGATTTTTTCTTTGGTTGGTCTCCCTTTGTTTTAAAGGTATTGTCCGGTTTTTAATAGAGAAAAAATCTAttaatttttggaatttttatTGGATCCTTATACCCTATCCCTATGTTAAGAGCAATAATGAACATTGTTTGTGAACACAAGTTTCAATGGATATGGTCTTTTAATAcactcattttttttccaagtaatttactacttttattaggttctttcaaaatttcaatttttatatatagttcTCTGAAAATTTTCGCCCTTTTACTTCTTTAATGAcataaattaacaatttttagagtggaaaaaaatatttactctatttAAGCAACTCCttttataaaaacataaaataattataacaagtTCGAATTTATGGTTTCAATCGGTTTAAAGATATTTCATAAAAATGGTCATCcataaatatattactatttcataacaaaagttaaattatgtttcttttccGTAAGTAAATTGAATTATGTATAAGGGAAATAAAAGAGCAACTCAACAAGACGGCACGAAGCCTTAGGCCCCCAAAGTTATAAAAACTGGCAAACAAAAtctctcattaattaatttatttacaaCGGAACCCAACCATTAGCGAACCGACGTCGACGCGGACCCGTCTTTT belongs to Solanum stenotomum isolate F172 chromosome 1, ASM1918654v1, whole genome shotgun sequence and includes:
- the LOC125862414 gene encoding uncharacterized protein LOC125862414, which codes for MDSLLINSPYTALGSSNILNSNITSFNLSSFWFFRFKRPKILKTSSVTVSYLNPQNPNSEWQNQSSYLKPFSLLLPIFKKVKNFAAKNKWGSVFKNCSGTENVPEELRGDLLQNGSFGMALLSITATAKVKISPIVATLAANPTFVSGFIAWFVAQSMKVFLNFCVERKWDFRIMFASGGMPSSHSALCTALTTSVAICHGVADSLFPVCLGFTLIVMYDAIGVRRHAGMQAEVLNLIVEDLFQGHPISQRKLKELLGHTPSQVFAGALLGIMVAWMCSQGCLIAI